A stretch of the Kushneria konosiri genome encodes the following:
- a CDS encoding helix-turn-helix domain-containing protein, with amino-acid sequence MKKKCDFLPEDIKRIRNKTGMTQESFSNAFSIELDVLCGWERGDCVPSEAATVLLDLIDRSPSRIYSILDPSKEENIRSSNGKSFLKNVIFDGCYTSLQKLVESDFRYKIEVIDDLILINGFSYTKIDKKENDLEFYAGHSSKSLDKVVSYNCKDKQLVGDLKDVLEKTYLVLFAIEHELSAAMGFPHEMRMEEIKRVKERINVSNEFYSKILKSW; translated from the coding sequence ATGAAAAAAAAATGTGATTTTTTGCCAGAAGATATAAAAAGAATTAGAAATAAAACAGGAATGACGCAGGAGTCATTTAGCAACGCTTTTAGTATTGAATTGGACGTTTTGTGTGGCTGGGAAAGAGGAGATTGTGTGCCATCTGAAGCTGCCACGGTTCTTCTGGATTTAATTGACAGGTCGCCATCAAGGATTTATTCAATATTAGATCCCAGTAAGGAAGAAAATATAAGGTCCTCAAATGGAAAAAGTTTTTTAAAGAATGTGATTTTTGATGGTTGTTATACTTCTTTACAGAAACTAGTCGAATCAGACTTTAGGTATAAAATTGAAGTCATTGATGATTTGATATTAATCAATGGTTTTTCATATACAAAAATAGATAAAAAAGAAAATGATTTAGAGTTTTATGCTGGCCATAGTTCTAAGAGCCTTGATAAGGTTGTAAGTTACAATTGCAAGGATAAACAGTTAGTCGGAGATCTTAAAGATGTTTTGGAAAAAACTTACTTAGTGCTTTTTGCTATAGAACATGAATTAAGTGCAGCTATGGGTTTTCCTCATGAGATGAGAATGGAAGAGATAAAAAGAGTAAAAGAAAGAATTAATGTTAGTAATGAGTTTTATTCTAAAATTTTAAAAAGTTGGTAA
- a CDS encoding TrmH family RNA methyltransferase gives MKFDDIKKLHQKKYRAEFGHFLVEGEHLVLELQKAAAQNPQLQRATLYVTETHARWESPFRTHVISDRQMAQIADTKTPQGIVALVPIPDTPAEASDTGRAVYLHEIQDPGNLGTILRTLAWFGGFRCLLSPGSVDPYNPKVVRASMGAIFHAPLELEVPLASLSDRFTRIACLDMQGEPLHSPDFGACDCYLFGNEARGVPRDQLGALGAQPFTIPGSGAIESLNLAATVNMCTYELSRPRG, from the coding sequence ATGAAGTTCGACGACATCAAGAAACTCCACCAGAAGAAGTACCGCGCCGAGTTCGGCCATTTTCTGGTGGAAGGCGAGCATCTGGTACTGGAGCTGCAAAAGGCGGCCGCGCAGAACCCGCAGCTTCAGCGCGCAACGCTGTATGTCACCGAAACGCATGCCCGGTGGGAAAGCCCGTTCAGGACCCACGTCATCAGTGATCGCCAGATGGCGCAGATCGCCGATACCAAGACTCCACAGGGCATCGTCGCACTGGTGCCGATACCCGACACCCCGGCGGAGGCGTCCGATACCGGGCGTGCGGTGTATCTGCATGAAATTCAGGACCCGGGCAATCTGGGCACCATCCTGCGCACGCTTGCGTGGTTTGGCGGTTTTCGCTGCCTGTTGAGCCCGGGCAGCGTTGACCCCTACAACCCCAAGGTCGTGCGGGCGAGCATGGGCGCGATCTTCCATGCGCCGCTGGAGCTGGAGGTCCCGCTGGCCTCGCTGTCCGATCGCTTCACGCGCATCGCCTGCCTCGATATGCAGGGCGAGCCACTGCACTCGCCGGATTTTGGCGCCTGTGACTGTTACCTGTTTGGCAACGAAGCCCGCGGCGTACCCCGTGACCAGCTGGGCGCGCTCGGCGCACAGCCGTTCACGATCCCCGGGAGCGGCGCCATCGAGTCGTTGAATCTGGCCGCGACGGTCAACATGTGTACGTATGAGCTGAGTCGTCCGCGGGGTTGA
- the tmk gene encoding dTMP kinase, translating into MKGILIAIEGIDGSGKGTQANLLFQKLQEKSIPAKLYSFPGYEKTFFGEEIGAFLRGEFGTLEQVHPKLASILFAGDRFEQKNEIEEDLKEGVVVICDRYVDSNIAHQCAKRPAEERQGFAKWLETLEYSVFSAAKPDITFFLDVPLDISKELVLKKGKRSYTDTKEDIHESSYEYLDKVYETYMELWLERQWVKIRCTDEDGIKGINEIGEDLSKHVLNRLGMA; encoded by the coding sequence ATGAAAGGCATTTTAATTGCAATTGAAGGGATCGATGGTAGCGGCAAGGGGACGCAAGCTAATCTGCTTTTTCAAAAGCTGCAAGAAAAATCTATACCTGCCAAGCTATATAGCTTCCCCGGGTATGAAAAAACTTTTTTTGGGGAAGAGATAGGAGCGTTTTTACGAGGTGAGTTTGGAACGCTTGAGCAGGTACATCCAAAATTGGCTTCTATACTTTTCGCTGGAGATCGTTTCGAACAAAAAAACGAAATAGAAGAAGACTTAAAAGAAGGTGTCGTTGTCATATGCGACAGATATGTGGATTCAAATATAGCGCACCAGTGTGCAAAGCGTCCAGCTGAAGAGCGTCAGGGTTTTGCTAAATGGCTTGAAACATTAGAATATTCTGTATTTAGTGCTGCTAAGCCAGATATTACTTTTTTCTTGGATGTTCCTCTGGATATATCTAAAGAGTTGGTTCTCAAAAAAGGGAAAAGAAGCTATACGGATACAAAGGAAGATATTCACGAATCTTCATATGAGTATTTGGATAAAGTTTATGAAACTTATATGGAGTTGTGGTTAGAAAGACAGTGGGTCAAAATTCGTTGTACTGATGAGGATGGTATTAAAGGTATAAATGAAATTGGTGAAGACCTCTCTAAACATGTCTTAAACAGATTAGGGATGGCGTGA
- the gstA gene encoding glutathione transferase GstA, whose translation MKLYYAPHTCSLSPHIVLRELSLPFELIRVDNRTRQTENGQDFFGINPKGYVAALEVEQGRVITEGPAILQYLADLKPEAGLIPLADQWERVRMQEWLAFINSEIHAGLAPLFNKEMPHEARAMFSEKISRRFDFLESRLQHDRYLMGASFSVADAYLFTVLGWCQFFDIRLEKWSALSVYKTVIEERPSVKAALAVEQARA comes from the coding sequence ATGAAGCTTTATTACGCGCCTCACACCTGCTCGCTGTCTCCTCATATCGTGCTAAGAGAACTCTCTCTACCGTTCGAACTGATTCGGGTCGATAACCGCACAAGGCAAACGGAAAACGGGCAGGACTTTTTTGGCATCAATCCCAAGGGATATGTCGCAGCGCTTGAAGTCGAACAGGGGCGCGTCATTACGGAAGGGCCAGCCATTCTTCAATATCTTGCCGATCTAAAGCCCGAAGCCGGGTTGATACCGCTAGCAGACCAATGGGAAAGGGTTCGCATGCAGGAGTGGTTGGCCTTTATTAATAGCGAGATACATGCCGGTCTGGCGCCGCTGTTCAACAAGGAAATGCCGCATGAAGCCAGAGCGATGTTTTCTGAAAAAATCAGCAGGCGTTTCGATTTTCTGGAGAGTCGTTTACAGCACGACCGCTACCTGATGGGAGCATCCTTCAGCGTGGCAGATGCTTATCTGTTTACCGTACTGGGGTGGTGTCAGTTTTTTGATATCCGCCTGGAGAAGTGGTCAGCCCTGTCGGTTTATAAAACGGTTATCGAAGAGCGACCTTCAGTAAAAGCTGCCCTGGCCGTCGAGCAGGCAAGGGCGTAA
- a CDS encoding LysR family transcriptional regulator, with the protein MLNLAHWRLVVFIADTGTISQAANDAGMTQSGASQALAQLEKHLGMKIFSRSHRQMVVTAFGEQVVEHARNMLMHHCAIRDLANRLGGPGSARLKLGSFPSIISTLLPALLRGFHQRYPDIEVVALEGTDEEVESWLDQKHIDFGVVLNPEPKRRAIVLGRDAWVALLPTAHPLARRSTRQGIGLSELVHQPFILATGGCTTHAQSLARSHSLELTDIRVRVQSWDSACALVREGMGVALVPESILPEQMKGLRALPLAPSIDRTFGLVRSPATPMTRAADAFWQHVGRAAE; encoded by the coding sequence TTGCTGAATCTTGCCCACTGGCGTCTGGTGGTTTTCATTGCCGATACGGGCACCATTTCTCAGGCAGCAAATGACGCTGGAATGACCCAATCAGGGGCCAGCCAGGCACTTGCACAGCTGGAAAAGCATCTGGGCATGAAAATCTTTTCGCGCTCGCATCGCCAGATGGTGGTCACTGCCTTTGGCGAGCAGGTCGTTGAGCATGCCCGCAACATGCTCATGCACCATTGTGCCATTCGTGATCTGGCGAACAGGCTTGGAGGGCCGGGAAGCGCTCGACTCAAACTAGGCAGCTTTCCTTCCATCATCTCGACGCTATTACCTGCCCTGCTTCGTGGTTTTCACCAGCGATATCCGGATATTGAGGTTGTGGCACTGGAAGGCACCGATGAGGAGGTCGAGAGCTGGCTTGATCAAAAGCACATCGATTTTGGCGTCGTGCTTAACCCCGAGCCGAAGCGCCGCGCCATTGTGCTGGGTCGTGATGCCTGGGTTGCCCTGTTACCTACCGCTCATCCACTGGCACGTCGCTCTACTCGCCAGGGGATAGGCCTTTCAGAACTTGTGCATCAACCGTTCATCCTCGCAACCGGTGGCTGCACAACGCATGCTCAAAGTCTGGCCCGTTCACACTCGCTGGAACTGACGGATATTCGCGTCAGGGTACAAAGCTGGGACAGTGCCTGTGCACTTGTACGGGAAGGCATGGGCGTTGCGCTGGTGCCTGAATCCATCCTGCCAGAGCAGATGAAGGGACTTCGCGCGCTTCCACTGGCCCCATCCATTGATCGCACCTTTGGACTGGTTCGGTCACCTGCCACGCCGATGACCAGAGCCGCTGATGCTTTCTGGCAGCATGTGGGACGCGCTGCTGAATGA